Proteins from one Vibrio pomeroyi genomic window:
- a CDS encoding cystatin domain-containing protein, translating to MKKVLLVTIFSVAALAGCSQKSEVPEQAQETANPICSTKNLTGGWSQSDITPEAKQALDVVLGQMNTSAKLEKILSVRTQVVAGLNYAIEFEMDNGQVWNTVVYRSLQGDIEMMQAAQQGRLCQ from the coding sequence ATGAAGAAAGTACTATTGGTAACCATATTTAGTGTCGCTGCGTTAGCAGGGTGCAGTCAGAAATCTGAGGTTCCAGAACAAGCACAAGAGACGGCAAATCCGATCTGTAGCACTAAGAACCTGACAGGTGGTTGGTCACAAAGCGATATTACGCCAGAAGCCAAGCAAGCTTTAGATGTGGTTCTTGGACAAATGAATACCTCAGCAAAGCTTGAGAAAATCTTGAGCGTTCGCACTCAAGTTGTCGCGGGTTTGAACTACGCGATCGAGTTTGAAATGGATAATGGGCAGGTGTGGAATACTGTTGTTTATCGTTCACTTCAAGGTGATATCGAAATGATGCAGGCTGCACAGCAAGGTCGTTTGTGCCAATAA
- a CDS encoding M9 family metallopeptidase codes for MSHNRLFPRHRLALACMLASVSSFSFAQSQCEVLDLQQASDLAHAVSSADNSCYGAWFSAQESSLNNIYSEANLSRIQVELNLEIAHYRGDAEQARKLENLGEFVRAAYYVRYNARAQDFSEALSQRFALSVNTFLANPNALDQGREQVGAMKSLTLMVDNVKQLPLTMDAQLAALNHFNRETAQDSQWVDGLNNLFRAMAGHAARDDFYDYMANHTQHIDTLSAFARDNTWALDTDASFLVYNAVRETGRLLASPDKATKDKAMRVMQQVMVQNPLGSEHDKLWLAAVEMMSYFAPEGLNGLDLEQAKRDLATRVLPHRYECQGPAIIRSQDLTESQAMEACDVLAAKEADFHQVANTGQQPVADDNNERVEVAVFGSKGSYIDYSSFLFGNTTDNGGQYLEGNPVEVGNVARFVAYRYANGDELSILNLEHEYTHYLDARFNQYGSFNDNLAHGYVVWWLEGFAEFMHYKQGYDAAINLISSGKMSLSDVLATTYSHDSNRIYRWGYLAVRFMLEEHPQEVQGLLALSRTGQFSEWAQQVKALGQQYNGEFERWLDSVSSEPTEPTDPTQPTDPTQPTGQAIVLTANQSVVLSGEAYSEQLFYVDIPDNTTHFEVSIEGQTQGDADLYMSYNKPAHYYDFEFSQYGNGSNEVVTFEQEPSGYIKSGRYYMSVTGRTDFNEVSLTASVVTETPTPPTQQQDDLTPVVLESGQAQVLTVHQQRYAAVYVPEGVQEVRVWLHDKSDNAENEQSNAGNVDLFASHSYWPTAGQYDYASDYRGSNEYLQIPVTEEGYIHFLLSAEQQGDDVEMLVYFH; via the coding sequence ATGTCTCATAACCGTTTATTTCCACGTCACCGTTTGGCGCTCGCTTGCATGTTAGCCAGTGTTTCCAGTTTCTCCTTTGCTCAAAGTCAGTGTGAGGTGCTTGATCTTCAGCAGGCGTCTGACCTTGCTCACGCTGTCTCATCAGCAGACAACAGCTGCTATGGCGCTTGGTTCTCTGCTCAAGAGAGTTCGTTAAACAATATCTATAGCGAAGCGAACCTAAGCCGTATTCAAGTGGAATTGAATTTAGAAATCGCTCACTACCGAGGCGATGCTGAACAGGCTCGTAAACTTGAAAACCTTGGCGAATTTGTTCGTGCTGCTTATTACGTTCGCTATAACGCGCGAGCGCAGGATTTCTCCGAGGCCTTGAGCCAGCGCTTCGCTCTATCTGTTAATACTTTTCTGGCGAACCCTAATGCTCTCGATCAAGGCCGTGAGCAAGTTGGGGCGATGAAAAGTCTGACGTTGATGGTCGATAATGTTAAGCAACTTCCACTGACCATGGATGCGCAACTTGCGGCATTGAATCACTTTAACCGTGAAACAGCGCAGGATTCACAATGGGTCGATGGTCTTAATAATCTCTTTCGAGCAATGGCAGGGCATGCCGCTCGAGATGATTTCTACGATTACATGGCAAACCACACCCAACATATCGATACGCTGTCGGCATTCGCTCGTGATAACACGTGGGCGTTGGATACAGATGCGAGCTTTCTGGTTTATAACGCCGTGCGTGAAACAGGCCGCTTGTTAGCCAGTCCGGACAAAGCGACCAAAGACAAAGCGATGCGGGTTATGCAGCAAGTGATGGTGCAAAATCCACTGGGCAGCGAGCACGATAAACTATGGCTAGCGGCTGTCGAAATGATGAGTTACTTCGCACCAGAAGGTTTGAATGGGTTAGACCTAGAGCAAGCGAAACGCGACTTGGCAACGCGTGTACTTCCTCATCGTTATGAGTGCCAAGGACCTGCGATTATTCGGTCTCAAGACCTAACGGAGTCACAAGCGATGGAGGCGTGTGATGTGTTGGCTGCCAAAGAGGCCGACTTCCACCAAGTCGCGAATACGGGTCAACAACCTGTCGCTGATGATAACAACGAGCGAGTTGAAGTCGCGGTGTTTGGCAGCAAAGGCAGTTACATTGATTATTCATCGTTTTTGTTTGGCAATACCACAGACAATGGCGGCCAGTATTTAGAGGGAAATCCTGTAGAAGTCGGTAACGTCGCTCGCTTTGTGGCTTATCGCTACGCCAATGGTGATGAGCTTTCTATTCTCAATTTAGAGCATGAATACACTCATTATCTCGATGCTCGCTTTAACCAATATGGCTCATTCAACGACAACCTAGCACATGGCTATGTAGTGTGGTGGTTAGAGGGCTTTGCCGAATTTATGCATTACAAACAAGGCTACGATGCGGCGATAAACTTGATTAGCAGCGGGAAGATGAGTCTGTCGGATGTGCTTGCGACCACTTACTCCCATGACTCCAATCGTATATATCGCTGGGGATACTTGGCGGTGCGCTTCATGCTGGAAGAGCATCCTCAAGAGGTACAAGGTTTATTGGCATTGTCTCGCACTGGTCAATTTTCCGAATGGGCACAACAAGTAAAAGCGCTAGGGCAGCAATACAATGGCGAGTTTGAGCGTTGGTTAGACTCTGTTTCAAGTGAACCCACAGAGCCGACTGATCCCACTCAACCGACAGATCCTACGCAACCAACAGGCCAAGCCATAGTGCTTACAGCAAACCAGAGTGTGGTGTTGAGTGGCGAGGCGTACAGTGAGCAGTTGTTCTATGTTGATATTCCAGACAACACTACGCATTTTGAAGTGTCTATTGAGGGACAAACTCAAGGTGATGCTGACCTCTATATGAGCTACAACAAACCAGCGCATTACTATGACTTTGAATTCAGCCAGTACGGTAATGGCAGCAATGAAGTGGTGACGTTTGAACAAGAACCTTCGGGCTACATCAAGTCGGGTCGTTACTATATGAGTGTTACGGGGCGTACCGATTTTAATGAGGTGTCGCTAACGGCATCGGTAGTCACAGAAACGCCAACGCCTCCAACTCAACAGCAAGATGACTTGACGCCTGTGGTATTGGAGTCAGGTCAGGCTCAAGTGCTTACCGTGCACCAACAACGTTATGCCGCTGTATATGTACCAGAAGGCGTACAAGAGGTGCGAGTGTGGCTGCACGATAAGAGCGACAATGCGGAAAACGAACAGTCGAATGCGGGTAACGTTGATCTATTCGCCAGCCACTCATATTGGCCAACAGCAGGGCAGTATGACTACGCATCTGATTACCGTGGAAGCAATGAGTACTTGCAAATTCCTGTAACAGAAGAAGGCTATATACACTTCTTATTGAGTGCAGAGCAGCAAGGGGATGATGTCGAGATGTTGGTCTATTTTCACTAA
- a CDS encoding acyl-homoserine-lactone synthase has translation MELTSSLVSLLASSLAIEKKQHALIELVINTYQPQDRTALFQTVTDYRRRLLESFFPEHQHKSLSVLFELMDYRDLIQRYPSSLSTEMALLEEAAGQCYMHWLDFWCECEIAALKAKSPLDSRSPSGIDLPIKDSAYYSAIIDQIEDDQLVVQTPSHPQGMPISDAIALSNLEVFIKGEKWFEMLPLLHLSQTGKHFILLKHPDDEAFPTLVSSALIQDWSKNETWLSYAPPFSNDHWQYCLPNHGYDSLSGLQLFTPPILSKCDSLPKFDNQFQLQLSETRAICEVLRLTVSGNTQQKLYFLYLAQKELMSVLHQVGYKIGFTIIEQPFMLQFYQAIDPKAYFHSGYCELNDDGTTIYRGFWNFELMVNVFNDTDFKGYKRAVRNSRKFGSAEKLSSVQQPDSLQQPSSVNKDEHV, from the coding sequence ATGGAATTAACGTCGTCTTTAGTCTCACTGTTGGCTAGCAGTCTGGCTATCGAAAAGAAACAACACGCGCTTATCGAGCTCGTGATCAACACTTATCAGCCACAAGATCGCACTGCACTTTTCCAAACCGTCACAGACTACCGTAGACGACTATTGGAATCGTTCTTCCCAGAACATCAACACAAAAGCCTCTCCGTTTTATTTGAATTGATGGACTATCGCGATCTCATTCAACGCTATCCAAGTAGCTTATCGACCGAGATGGCATTGCTAGAGGAAGCGGCAGGTCAGTGTTACATGCATTGGTTAGACTTTTGGTGTGAATGCGAAATTGCTGCTCTTAAGGCAAAGTCGCCGCTCGATAGTCGTTCACCCTCTGGTATAGATCTTCCCATTAAAGACAGCGCTTATTACAGTGCGATCATCGATCAGATAGAAGATGATCAACTTGTGGTGCAAACACCCAGTCACCCACAAGGCATGCCTATCAGTGATGCCATCGCTTTAAGCAACCTTGAGGTTTTCATCAAGGGTGAAAAATGGTTTGAGATGCTGCCTTTATTACACCTGTCACAAACGGGTAAGCACTTTATCCTGCTCAAACACCCAGACGATGAAGCCTTCCCGACATTAGTTTCTTCCGCATTGATTCAAGACTGGTCAAAAAATGAAACCTGGCTAAGCTACGCGCCGCCATTCAGCAATGATCACTGGCAATACTGCTTACCAAATCATGGTTACGATTCACTTTCAGGGTTACAGCTATTCACGCCACCGATATTGTCAAAATGTGATTCTCTGCCAAAATTCGATAATCAGTTTCAGTTACAACTATCCGAAACTCGAGCCATATGTGAAGTTCTGCGCTTAACCGTCAGTGGAAATACCCAACAAAAACTCTACTTCCTCTATCTCGCTCAAAAAGAGCTGATGAGCGTCTTACATCAAGTTGGCTATAAAATTGGCTTCACCATCATTGAACAACCTTTCATGCTTCAGTTTTATCAAGCTATTGACCCAAAAGCGTATTTCCATTCGGGATATTGCGAATTGAACGATGATGGCACCACCATTTACCGTGGCTTTTGGAATTTCGAATTGATGGTCAACGTATTCAATGACACCGATTTTAAAGGCTACAAACGCGCCGTGCGTAACAGCAGAAAGTTTGGCTCAGCAGAAAAGTTAAGCTCTGTTCAACAACCAGATTCTCTGCAACAGCCAAGCTCGGTAAATAAGGACGAACATGTTTGA
- a CDS encoding hybrid sensor histidine kinase/response regulator, translated as MFDFGLEAIIHAKAITLLATVAVVVMWLLYYCYRLKLKSEAIVGTHHVAYIAYSVCIVAWISSNAYFHTDLLPELGPSAAVFAAKFANLASFFAFAFAYYFSCQLAAEQRNGKVHLWQQAIFVTLTVYSLFINLRPGLTVEDVIIVGPSQFVIEFGPHTSYFFIGMISFVVLTLGNLVAMRANSSKLTLTKTSYMIAGILVFMLSTATIHLGMTYFLRDFSLTWLPPALSISEMLFVGYALLTSRFYSVKYLAYMSLNALLVCAILVIPFGAIFIPLTEDNQWLIAIPICALIGITWHVLYKRVSRYASFFVYGNKKTPVQQILALEEDFKLSIDDAMRRLGSLLQIPEDKLRLVNSNYNETFYEDYLSTNKSVLVFDELSEELDYTAPAKRSIKALYEKMSSNNTALVMPLFGQGKSVTHLLVSSHKSNDQMFSNEEISALQTLLTRVQSTIEADRRIRQSRALANSIAHEMRNPLAQVQLHFEVLKQHIDNQAPAKQILLDIENGQAAIQRGRQLIDIILREVSDSSPEHGPVTMTSIHKAVDQAVSHYGFENEKIIERIRLPQHADFVAKLNETLFNFVIFNLIRNAIYYFDSYPDSQIEISTKTGSYENVLVFRDTGPGIDETIAHKIFDDFFSYQKSGGSGLGLGYCQRVMRSFGGRVECKSKLGEFTEFHLYFPVVPNAPKADDLRTPYFNDWKHNQPTEDQAEAEVQPENPTSSVDKATEPATAPKTEPEKAQPTNPPASNHLAPTVLIVDDKEVQRTLVQMYLSRLGVNSLQAKNGENAVELFRTHQVDLILMDVQMPVMDGFDASQIIKARSPNTPIIALSGESGQRELDMISKLMDGRLEKPTSLDALQHVLDNWLKQGKTSNASKQTENE; from the coding sequence ATGTTTGATTTCGGCTTAGAAGCCATCATCCACGCCAAAGCGATAACGCTTCTTGCGACGGTTGCTGTGGTCGTGATGTGGTTACTCTACTATTGCTACCGTCTGAAACTAAAAAGCGAAGCGATCGTAGGTACACACCACGTTGCCTACATCGCCTACTCGGTCTGTATTGTTGCGTGGATCAGCAGTAATGCGTATTTCCATACCGACTTATTACCAGAGCTTGGGCCGTCAGCGGCTGTGTTTGCAGCCAAATTTGCCAACCTCGCCTCTTTCTTTGCGTTTGCCTTCGCGTATTACTTCTCGTGCCAGCTTGCCGCCGAGCAACGCAACGGTAAGGTGCACCTATGGCAACAAGCGATTTTCGTCACTCTAACCGTCTACTCCTTGTTTATTAATTTAAGACCAGGCTTAACCGTTGAAGACGTTATCATTGTTGGCCCAAGTCAGTTCGTGATTGAATTTGGCCCGCACACTTCGTACTTCTTCATCGGCATGATCAGCTTTGTGGTACTGACACTGGGTAACCTAGTGGCAATGCGTGCCAACAGCAGCAAGCTCACGCTGACCAAAACCAGCTACATGATTGCAGGTATCTTGGTGTTCATGTTGTCCACAGCAACGATCCACCTAGGTATGACTTACTTCTTGCGTGATTTCTCACTGACTTGGCTACCACCCGCCTTGTCTATTAGTGAGATGTTGTTCGTTGGATATGCCCTGCTGACATCTCGTTTCTACAGCGTGAAATACCTTGCGTACATGAGCCTGAACGCCCTGTTAGTGTGTGCTATTTTAGTGATACCGTTTGGTGCGATATTCATCCCGCTGACCGAAGATAATCAATGGCTAATCGCCATTCCAATCTGCGCGCTAATAGGCATTACTTGGCATGTGCTCTACAAACGAGTGAGCCGTTATGCTTCCTTCTTTGTCTACGGAAACAAGAAAACGCCAGTGCAGCAAATCCTTGCTCTAGAGGAAGATTTCAAGCTATCAATTGATGATGCGATGCGTCGTTTGGGTAGTCTACTGCAAATCCCAGAAGACAAACTGCGCCTTGTTAACAGCAACTACAACGAGACTTTCTACGAAGACTACCTGTCGACCAACAAATCTGTTTTGGTATTCGATGAGTTGTCTGAAGAGCTCGATTACACTGCGCCAGCAAAACGTTCGATCAAGGCGCTCTATGAGAAGATGAGTTCGAACAACACGGCCTTGGTAATGCCTCTGTTTGGTCAGGGAAAATCGGTCACGCACTTGTTGGTGTCATCGCACAAGAGCAACGATCAGATGTTCTCTAACGAAGAAATCTCTGCACTGCAAACCTTGTTAACTCGTGTGCAAAGTACCATCGAAGCGGATAGACGCATTCGCCAAAGTCGTGCTCTGGCTAACTCCATTGCCCATGAGATGCGTAACCCGCTTGCTCAAGTGCAACTCCATTTCGAAGTTCTCAAACAGCACATCGATAATCAAGCGCCAGCGAAACAGATCCTACTTGATATCGAGAACGGACAAGCTGCGATCCAACGTGGTCGACAACTGATTGATATCATCTTGCGTGAAGTCAGTGATAGCTCCCCTGAGCATGGCCCTGTCACCATGACCTCAATTCACAAAGCCGTAGATCAGGCAGTGAGTCATTATGGTTTTGAGAACGAAAAGATCATTGAACGAATTCGCCTACCACAACACGCTGATTTTGTGGCAAAGCTGAACGAGACCTTATTCAACTTCGTTATCTTTAACCTGATTCGTAACGCAATCTATTACTTTGATTCGTATCCAGACAGTCAAATCGAAATCAGCACCAAAACTGGCTCTTACGAGAACGTGCTCGTTTTCAGAGATACAGGTCCAGGGATAGATGAGACCATCGCCCATAAGATCTTCGATGACTTTTTCTCTTACCAAAAGAGTGGCGGTAGCGGCTTAGGTTTAGGTTATTGCCAACGTGTGATGCGTTCATTCGGTGGCAGAGTAGAGTGCAAATCTAAGCTTGGTGAATTTACTGAGTTCCACCTGTACTTCCCTGTTGTGCCGAATGCGCCAAAAGCGGATGACCTGCGTACGCCTTACTTCAACGATTGGAAACACAACCAACCGACGGAAGATCAAGCCGAAGCAGAAGTGCAACCAGAGAACCCAACGTCCAGCGTTGATAAAGCGACTGAACCGGCAACTGCACCCAAAACTGAGCCAGAAAAGGCGCAACCAACAAATCCACCAGCATCAAACCATCTTGCGCCAACCGTGCTGATTGTTGATGACAAAGAGGTACAGCGCACCCTTGTTCAGATGTATTTAAGCAGGCTCGGCGTAAACAGCTTACAAGCCAAGAATGGTGAGAATGCGGTTGAACTGTTTAGAACCCATCAAGTTGATTTGATCTTGATGGATGTGCAGATGCCAGTAATGGACGGTTTTGACGCAAGTCAGATCATCAAGGCACGCTCGCCCAATACGCCAATCATTGCTCTGTCTGGCGAATCGGGGCAACGCGAACTCGACATGATCAGCAAGTTAATGGATGGCCGCCTAGAAAAACCAACTTCATTGGATGCGTTGCAACACGTACTCGATAACTGGTTGAAGCAAGGCAAAACATCCAACGCTTCAAAGCAAACAGAAAACGAGTAG
- a CDS encoding beta-lactamase family protein: MRKSIISLVTAGLFSTTAMADIKPMSTVPAKANEQVTLENWTHVPFNKWAFQNMGIHPTVMVSRDGTINEIPQALNAEVAQHKFTYAGEELTFRDAMINDHTDGYIIIQDGKILHEEYFGDFTARDHHLWASSTKSLVGQALGLLVEQGKVDVEKKVSTYIEELKGTHFGEQTLRTLLNMTSAIDYSEDYVNMAPGDVHFEYFRRLGFIPAYDLLALDPTKTDKPRDLLSFSAMFEQNENLKVNDKFEYHSPNVDVIGWVVARVSGQTLDQFIADNIWNKLGTEHDAFFMTDMNYNPVATGGFNTTLRDFARVGLAMVNNGEYNGQQVFSEKWVKDSFNITPEENRHMMNSVYKDTEVQVFDSHLEGYKNFLWVHDSDKNIATYRGVFGQFLYINQDKNVVIATFSSAESASNAAREESKVRVEAFESLAKSL, from the coding sequence ATGAGAAAGTCGATTATTTCATTGGTCACTGCGGGCTTATTTTCGACAACCGCAATGGCGGATATCAAGCCTATGTCTACAGTGCCAGCAAAAGCGAATGAGCAAGTCACACTGGAGAACTGGACGCATGTGCCATTTAATAAATGGGCTTTCCAGAACATGGGAATCCATCCAACGGTTATGGTGTCTCGAGATGGTACAATCAACGAGATCCCACAAGCATTGAATGCGGAAGTCGCTCAACACAAATTTACTTATGCTGGGGAAGAGCTGACTTTTCGTGATGCGATGATTAATGATCACACCGATGGCTACATTATTATTCAAGACGGAAAGATACTTCATGAGGAGTACTTTGGTGACTTCACAGCAAGAGATCACCACCTGTGGGCTTCAAGTACCAAATCTTTGGTTGGCCAAGCTTTAGGTTTGTTGGTTGAGCAAGGTAAGGTTGATGTTGAGAAAAAGGTCAGCACATACATTGAAGAGCTTAAAGGAACACACTTTGGTGAGCAGACTCTACGAACTTTACTGAATATGACCTCTGCGATTGATTACAGCGAAGACTACGTCAACATGGCTCCGGGTGATGTGCATTTCGAATACTTCCGCCGATTAGGGTTTATTCCAGCGTATGACTTGCTGGCATTGGATCCAACAAAGACAGATAAGCCTCGTGACTTGCTGAGCTTCTCTGCGATGTTTGAACAGAATGAAAATTTAAAGGTGAACGATAAGTTTGAATACCACAGCCCGAACGTTGATGTTATTGGTTGGGTTGTCGCTCGAGTGTCAGGTCAAACGCTTGATCAATTTATTGCTGACAACATCTGGAACAAACTCGGCACAGAGCATGACGCCTTCTTCATGACGGATATGAACTACAACCCAGTTGCAACTGGCGGTTTCAATACTACGCTAAGAGACTTTGCGCGTGTTGGGCTGGCGATGGTCAACAATGGCGAATACAACGGCCAACAAGTCTTCTCTGAAAAGTGGGTCAAAGACAGCTTCAATATTACGCCAGAAGAAAATCGACACATGATGAACAGTGTCTACAAAGATACTGAAGTTCAGGTTTTTGATTCGCATTTAGAGGGTTACAAAAACTTCCTTTGGGTGCATGACTCAGACAAAAACATTGCGACATATCGAGGGGTGTTTGGCCAGTTCTTGTATATCAACCAAGACAAGAACGTCGTCATCGCAACCTTCTCTTCAGCAGAGAGCGCTTCGAATGCAGCGCGTGAAGAGTCAAAAGTGAGAGTAGAAGCCTTTGAGTCGTTAGCTAAGTCGTTATAG